In Dermatophagoides farinae isolate YC_2012a chromosome 9, ASM2471394v1, whole genome shotgun sequence, a genomic segment contains:
- the LOC124497720 gene encoding LOW QUALITY PROTEIN: uncharacterized protein LOC124497720 (The sequence of the model RefSeq protein was modified relative to this genomic sequence to represent the inferred CDS: deleted 1 base in 1 codon; substituted 1 base at 1 genomic stop codon): MKRNYQSSFGTDGFSGVGDDGDDDDDLDKISKMIHTICPNFETNNNRSIRKCDCNPYRSFIRAGPFVIGCQLTDVHQLSGIDNYIARKMYDTNPNKFYLLKIVVLPKNRRDENQSQRQAKMMIFNEYSVLSMLKNQPGVIQIRGLYSDVYFEENKDKNDGDDFDICEQCTKIVQTTSIPFKKISNPGDDDDDDNNDNSECPKNDHHHYLDCKYLNKIGKFFRRLILAFDCHVLHTFSLITPMIPYLSNRYTRFRCEYENLQEYVKRYKSVNEMKALRILFEVVKVIKGLHEKNVAHRDLRLENILYNHRNGKILIINFGLARYVINDTTCINDHRGSSAYISPDVLKRRPYAPKPSDCWTLGVIFYSMLLGKFPFYAETFNELFKKINTGHYDLPSINVFTSETMKIMRSLIEIDSYKRININELYDRLRQIIDSRLKENMHKEFKALINQKKCDNDDLQIVPDVCQKSSTIIDRSKSPRLNIEHDHDYVIMKSNNNNNKSSELLDANTDKKSLSEFEEYLQSNQCMATPPQMPIPFFKLRERFCYDSSYNYYGSQFAHHRGSPFLEEMARQYYHQQQQQQQQQQKQQQQQSDDSQRMEIQFNSNPVNLEFPNQPTFHQLTSNSNGNRPTYDVIKVDSDVRPLNDQEYKDLHKYSEMPMIISNNKINNVDDNGNCDEDLIKSIVNNLNYRRKSRDKSLMINLDTIFNQIWNEGYTNKSLRPMVFPDVVNNLKKWHSDPFFIKIYTFASGPLETQKLFLSASTEGNVSEWITSGFDAHHRFKYDTNKYRGVLSSLTEREAKNLFYMTDSPNKGRAARRTGMTVFIVQRPGNRHYSDDDLKSFPIINSFDQFEFIEFAAAGCCXSYLLLTNAVRFLFTRKLSSSSYIADFQSLIGKQNVLTTDLDPFNQDWLKSHCGRSDVVLLPRQTTDVSNILRYCNQNDLKCVVQSGNTSLVCGATPWQNEIIISMKKMNQIISFDEITGVLHCESGCILQNLEEFVQQKQRLIPYDLGAKGSCMIGGNLATNAGGLRFIKFGPLHSNVLGLEIVMANGEILDLMSSMRKDNTGYHLRHLFIGSEGTLGIITKVSILCPKDFKCKKVFLFSLENFNKLIELFQMIQEDFSENLSCFEMIDESSMKAVVDNLNVSFPLSSKSYPFYSLFELSSNDESSLDQRFAKHYEKLVKKSIILDGTYANDSDGEKFRKLKSYRETITEGLRIDGYSYKYDISLPMNVYYEVVNVMRKRLSSSTSNFVRICGYGHMGDGNMHFNVTSRQFDQQILNLIEPFLYEYVAKYNGSISAEHGIGVKKRKFLHYSKNDEAIKLMQQMKRMFDPKSILNPHVLF, from the exons ATGAAACGTAATTATCAATCTTCTTTTGGAACCGATGGTTTTTCCGGTGTTggcgatgatggtgatgatgatgatgatttggataaaatctcaaaaatgattcatacAATATGTCCAAATTTTgaaactaataataatcgttcaATACGAAAATGTGATTGTAATCCATATCGATCATTTATTCGTGCCGGTCCATTTGTTATTGGCTGTCAATTGACCGATGTACATCAACTATCCGGTATTGATAATTATATTGCACGAAAAATGTATGATACAAATccgaataaattttatttactaAAAATTGTTGTATTGCCTAAAAATCGTcgtgatgaaaatcaaagtCAACGTCAAgctaaaatgatgatattcaatgaatattcGGTTTTATCGATGCTCAAAAATCAGCCTGGTGTCATACAGATACGTGGATTATATTCAGATGTTTattttgaagaaaacaaagataaaaatgacggcgatgattttgatatttgtGAACAATGTACCAAAATTGTACAAACGACATCGATTCCATTCAAGAAAATATCTAATCCtggtgatgacgatgatgatgataataacgatAATTCTGAATGTCCAaagaatgatcatcatcattatctagATTGTAAATATCTGAATAagattggaaaattttttcgacgATTAATTCTAGCATTCGATTGTCATGTATTGCatacattttcattaatcaCACCAATGATTCCATATCTATCAAATCGATATACACGTTTTCGAtgtgaatatgaaaatcTACAAGAATATGTAAAACGTTATAAAAGtgttaatgaaatgaaagcattaagaattttattcgaaGTTGTTAAAGTGATAAAAGGattacatgaaaaaaatgttgcacATCGTGATTTACGGCTAGAAAACATTCTGTACAATCATcgtaatggaaaaattttaatcataaaTTTTGGTCTTGCACGTTATGTAATAAATGATACAACCTGTATAAATGATCATCGTGGTTCATCGGCATACATTAGTCCAGATGTACTTAAACGGCGGCCATATGCACCGAAACCATCCGATTGTTGGACATTGGGcgtaattttttattcaatgttatTAGGTAAATTTCCATTCTATGCTGAAACATTTaatgaattattcaaaaaaatcaacaccGGTCATTATGATTTACCATCGATAAATGTGTTCACATcggaaacaatgaaaattatgcgttcattgattgaaattgattcgtATAAACGAATCAATATTAATGAACTATATGATCGATTACGACAAATTATCGATTCAAGATTGAAGGAAAATATGCACAAAGAATTCAAAGCattgattaatcaaaaaaaatgtgataatgatgatttacaaaTTGTACCAGATGTTtgtcaaaaatcatcaacaattataGATCGATCAAAAAGTCCAAGATTAAATATTGaacatgatcatgattatgtTATTATgaaatcgaataataataataataaatcatccGAATTATTAGATGCCAATACTGATAAAAAATCGTTGAGTGAATTTGAAGAATatttacaatcaaatcaatgtaTGGCTACACCACCACAGATGCCTATaccattttttaaattacgTGAACGATTCTGTTATGATTCTAGCTACAATTATTATGGTTCACAATTTGCTCATCATCGTGGTTCACCATTTTTAGAAGAAATGGCTCGACAATattaccatcaacaacaacaacaacaacaacagcaacaaaaacaacaacaacaacaatcagatGATTCTCAACGAATGGAaatacaattcaattcaaatccgGTCAATTTAGAATTTCCTAATCAGCCaacatttcatcaattaacATCGAATTCAAATGGAAATCGTCCCACATATGATGTGATAAAAGTGGATTCCGATGTACGGCCATTAAATGATCAAGAATATA AAGATTTACATAAGTATTCCGAAATGCCAATGATCAtatcgaataataaaattaataatgttgatgataatggtaattgCGATGAagatttgatcaaatcaattgttaataatttaaattatcgCCGAAAAAGTCGTGATAAaagtttgatgatcaatttggatacaatattcaatcaaatttggaATGAAGG atatacaaacaaaagtTTACGGCCAATGGTTTTTCCTGATGTtgttaataatttaaaaaaatggcatTCAGATCCATTCTTTATTAAAATCTATACATTTGCATCCGGTCCATTGGAAACACAGAAACTGTTTTTAAGTGCATCTACCGAAGGTAATGTTTCCGAATGGATTACAAGCGGTTTTGATGCACATCATCGTTTTAAATATGATACAAATAAATATCGTGGtgtattgtcatcattaacTGAACGTGAAGCTAAAAATCTTTTCTATATGACTGATAGCCCTAATAAAGGTCGTGCTGCAAGACGTACCGGTATGACTGTTTTTATTGTACAACGTCCAGGTAATCGCCattatagtgatgatgatctgaaatcatttccaatcatcaatagttttgatcaatttgaatttattgaatttgcCGCTGCtggctgttgttgat CATATCTGCTGTTAACGAATGCTGtccgttttttgtttacccgaaaactttcatcatcatcatatattgccgattttcaatcattaataGGCAAACAGAATGTTCTGACCACTGATTTGGATCCATTCAATCAGGATTGGTTGAAAAGTCATTGTGGACGATCTGATGTTGTGTTGTTGCCACGACAAACAACAGATGTATCGAATATACTTCGTTAttgtaatcaaaatgatttaaaatgtGTTGTACAATCAGGCAATACATCGCTTGTTTGTGGTGCAACACCGTggcaaaatgaaatcattatttcgatgaaaaaaatgaatcaaattatttcatttgatgaaattacTGGCGTTCTTCATTGCGAAAGTGGTTGTATACTACAGAATCTAGAAGAATTtgtacaacaaaaacaacgactAATACCATATGATTTGGGTGCAAAAGGTTCATGTATGATTGGTGGTAATCTGGCCACGAATGCCGGTGGTTTAcgtttcatt aaatttggTCCACTACATTCGAATGTACTTGGATTAGAAATTGTAATGGCCAATGGTGAAATACTTGATCTAATGAGTAGCATGCGTAAAGATAATACTGGATATCATTTACGTCATTTGTTTATCGGTTCCGAAGGTACACTTGGCATTATAACCAAAGTATCAATATTATGTCCAAAAGAttttaaatgtaaaaaagtttttctattttcattggaaaatttcaacaaattaatcgaattatttcaaatgataCAAGAAGATTTTAGTGAAAATCTATCCtgttttgaaatgattgatgaaagtTCAATGAAAGCTGTTGTCGATAATCTAAATGTAtcatttccattatcatccaaatcgtatccattttattcattatttgaattatcatccaatgatgaatcatcattggatcaaCGTTTTGCAAAACATTATGAAAAACTTGTTAAAAAATCTATAATATTAGATGGAACATATGCTAATGATTCGGATGGTGAAAAATTTCGTAAATTAAAATCCTATCGTGAAACAATTACCGAAGGTTTACGAATTGATGGTTATAGCTATAAATATGATATATCATTACCAATGAATGTTTATTATGAAGTGGTAAATGTAATGCGAAAacgtttatcatcatcaacatctaaTTTTGTACGAATCTGTGGCTATGGACATATGGGTGATGGAAATATGCATTTCAATGTCACATCACGACAATTTGATCAACAGATTTTAAATCTAATCGAACCATTCCTATATGAATATGTAGCTAAATATAATGGTAGTATCAGTGCTGAACATGGTATAGGTgtgaaaaaacgaaaatttcttcattattctaaaaatgatgaagccATCAAATTAATGCAGCAAATGAAACGAATGTTTGATCCGAAATCGATACTGAATCCTCATGTCTTGTTCTGA
- the LOC124498028 gene encoding uncharacterized protein LOC124498028, with amino-acid sequence MSCVAQSLMLMQCLSTKDNLYGSNFSLVSCEEMIMIMTAAENGEGKSLQTKYQLDAKDNVKEHVLVCLKFHIIDNNRFGYVLLDPGYHISRPIIVMNDCLFPHTGWFNASKNQKVCKDYCYQIINDQYIAWKVRETKIDDPNEVMKQYVNIIYIKKEFIKYASVTEKRACIFSLKSYVIRNRKGAIAGFYSWIEQKNLTIFYEEENGKRITHKFHIKDLDEPNVRLCLEKVATYSKEPKNYESFICLLANYRQSLYDEEFCFDLCEIDKWIEED; translated from the coding sequence ATGTCTTGTGTAGCACAATCATTAATGTTGATGCAATGTCTATCTACAAAAGACAATTTATatggatcaaatttttcattagtATCATGTGaagaaatgattatgattatgactGCTGCCGAAAATGGTGAAGGTAAATCATTACAGACAAAATATCAACTTGATGCTAAAGATAATGTTAAAGAACATGTATTGGtttgtttaaaatttcatattATCGATAATAACCGTTTTGGTTATGTTTTATTGGATCCTGGTTATCATATTTCGAGGCCAATAATTGTCATGAATGATTGTTTATTTCCACATACTGGTTGGTTTAATGCatcgaaaaatcaaaaagttTGTAAAGATTATTGTTATCAGATtataaatgatcaatatattgCATGGAAAGTacgtgaaacaaaaatcgatgatCCAAATGAAGTGATGAAACAATATGTGAACATTATTTAtattaaaaaagaattcatcaaatatgCAAGTGTTACAGAAAAACGTGcttgtattttttcattaaaatcatATGTTATACGTAATCGTAAAGGTGCTATAGCTGGATTCTATTCATggattgaacaaaaaaatctgacAATATTCTATGAAGAAGAGAATGGCAAACGTATTACACATAAATTTCATATAAAAGATCTTGATGAACCGAATGTACGATTGTGTTTGGAAAAAGTGGCCACCTATTCAaaagaaccaaaaaattatgaatcatTTATCTGTTTATTGGCCAATTATCGTCaatcattatatgatgaagaattttgttttgatcttTGTGAAATAGATAAATGGATTGAAGAAGATTAA
- the LOC124498025 gene encoding LOW QUALITY PROTEIN: HEAT repeat-containing protein 1-like (The sequence of the model RefSeq protein was modified relative to this genomic sequence to represent the inferred CDS: deleted 1 base in 1 codon), with translation MILCFLSTDYQLSTLILDSEYAKTNPLFQIIREQNQNFITFYDFKMLEDEKQLEQLKLFSLNILNGIALFLNQNQRRLFPKPNILQSLSSNSNLRFKFLLIYSMIKMLQNHPIDCGEQQGQIVCQFTVDLFFHLLNIGINISSRSEVKISSVNEYAKMNMDDYFLYELYNFKDKSISLLISGYILYCLMNQKSSMNDDLPSTADWYLTDVGNNMINYDFYYKIYCLLMYYSTPNEMKPISKKIYKFFRHLFSTFIMEKIQNHHAGLKFFLPSIVNHDSSIQQQTLIVLVNLFKHSSTSTSSILIDSLCTNSQYLVAYLLALTSSKTSTRQMAISNIKQIVMNEKLTNGLKSFIQIIIDEQQSLILTDENAITILLGRLQDHPIVNELLQTIIFILTANGSKIKAFHKVALLKLLRYCNLKIKSIVFEYYTDFLSSANKFIDLDEELQLKEIVHYYDYKIFDTSKELFNENQENSALKFLLKSIECSGSILTEDISTQIYRLITPERFQMILEENMEFALKFVQTLLKTQLSLSEKSPSSMINYGQLITTIEQRLRTLTFDENFAIQMMNFLLPIDDVYETIITTGQSKRMRIDDSVRKQSQTKWKLFRIYISSLANIQNFQQIDGELIRTMFEYLKLTFMEIDDNFSELTRQSLLYAITNFIEMKFTEKKMETLKNDQQRMSVDGDETMATSLAEFMNFINVDTIIDCITESRVKETQRISLLLISMVAPYFRKQIIEYLVTIFTFIGSNILECDDQYSLSILFETMESIIPIIISENDDNNLVVVGNEEKPSRSKNMKQFISSVFIKSFADIPAYRRLRLFTKLITLLGPDHHLPIITVYLMEKISSMKSSTTEKETGFTFLQTLFQQFDYDIQLRSACILLCLFERKFLHNHFRSSLQKKMQSKNTTLFYTAIIRQQRQNPEQFTSFLALIKSICKEFESTIIYDDEKFSCGLAILKFVCNLISSAEFVSGVGQLDYLVVASTPLIYFINITFQLIVLISQNSDGLRSSLQIYRKRFKLALDEIFLQYNTLVPNAKLLDIVLYDLLNNTAQMETFVSILIKRKALELLNEKLEKLAINDIDLQTTMKIMENLYDHLKIFHENLHQLDDNQIHNIQLILLSMKLLTKFIDNDNLSTDLSMDINEILTQVLVEIIQMTKSINQIEQQQSESTTGQISKSMQNLRTSSILCLAQILSTLSTEAIVHLSDVIELILKNFHSKDDIVIISNVSSLYKIISNFGRFLSPHLKSIIIHVLPLFTSSCDSSKSNNDLHPKLKRLWSNIAKLVPKRIVFEAIDTSYDSAITQSPESIIHLMNLFKYSCDFIEKSDMEIILKNLKNFMLKTLSFRSENYDKVNITMIEQIETSFCEAFAAFIPKLTESNFRPIYYSLLDWSIKMDSLQIPSADGHHFTLPDSCYQRIISFYRFCSFLSDRLKSLFCIFVAPNIIQNCNQILIGYHSPETNDSDAVIGSTTTTTTMTTNQEPRLKIDDPKIGEPLVQAILSTLSKCFLYDLNGTFVNKDCIALIFKPIVNQISNLYGNEDDYLKRLDIILQCTQYLIQNNRDETLIKDFNYQILLKSQDSNVKVKISAIKLLHRLVLTCNEDYLPFIPEAMPFIADLSEDDSDQIELQLKQLITDIEQLIGEPINKYL, from the exons atgattttatgtTTTCTTTCAACCGATTATCAATTGTCCACGTTGATTTTAGACTCTGAATATGCTAAAACGAAtccattgtttcaaattatcCGGGAACAAAATCAGAATTTCATTACATTCTATGATTTTAAAATgcttgaagatgaaaaacaacttgaacaattgaaattattttcactaAACATATTGAATGGTATTGCATTGTTTCTGAATCAAAACCAACGACGATTATTTCCAAAACCAAATAtattacaatcattatcatcgaattcaaatttacGATTTAAATTTctattaatttattcaatgatcaaaatgcTTCAAAATCATCCAATTGATTGTGGTGAACAACAAGGCCAAATTGTTTGTCAATTTActgttgatttattttttcatctattgAATATTGGTATCAATATTAGTTCACGTTCAGAggtgaaaatttcatcagtgaatgaatatgctaaaatgaatatggatgattattttcTATACGAACTTTATAATTTTAAGGATAaatccatttcattattgatctctggatatattttatattgtctaatgaatcaaaaaagttcaatgaatgatgatctaCCATCGACTGCTGATTGGTATCTAACCGATGTAGGTAACAATATGATTAACtatgatttttattacaaAATTTATTGCCTTCTGATGTATTATTCAACaccgaatgaaatgaaaccaatttcgaagaaaatttataaattttttcgccatttattttcaacatttattatggaaaaaatacaaaatcatcatgctggattgaaattttttctaccaTCAATTGTTAATCATGATAGttcaatacaacaacaaacactgATTGTATTggttaatttattcaaacattcatccacatcaacatcatcaattctaATCGATAGTCTGTGTACAAATTCACAATATCTTGTCGCCTATCTATTGGCGCTAACATCATCGAAAACATCAACACGACAAATGGCCATTTCGaatatcaaacaaattgttatgaatgaaaaattaacaaatggattaaaatcattcattcagattatcattgatgaacaacaatcgtTAATATTGACCGATGAAAATGCCATTACAATATTATTGGGCCGTTTACAAGATCATCCCATTGTAAATGAATTATTGCAgacaatcattttcatattgacCGCTAATGGTTCCAAGATCAAAGCTTTTCATAAAGTGgcattattgaaattattacgATATTGTAAtctgaaaatcaaatcaattgtttttgaataCTATACAGATTTCCTTTCTTCGGCCAATAAATTCATCGATTTGGATGAAGAATTacaattgaaagaaattgtACATTACtatgattataaaattttcgatacatcaaaagaattgtttaatgaaaatcaagaaaattcagcattaaaatttttactCAAAAGTATCGAATGTTCTGGTTCAATATTGACGGAAGATATTTCCACACAAATATATCGATTGATCACACCGGAAcgatttcaaatgattcttGAAGAAAATATGGAATTTGCATTGAAATTTGTACAAACATTATTGAAAACTCAACTATCATTGTCGgaaaaatcaccatcatcaatgattaattATGGCCAATTGATCACCACCATTGAACAACGTTTACGAACACTtacatttgatgaaaattttgccattcaaatgatgaatttcttgttaccaattgatgatgtttacgAAACAATTATAACCACTGGACAATCAAAACGTATGAGAATCGATGATTCTGTTCGTAAACAATCgcaaacaaaatggaaattattcAGAATctatatttcatcattggcaaatatacagaattttcaacaaattgatGGTGAATTAATACGAACAATGTTTGAATATCTTAAATTAACATTCatggaaattgatgataattttagtGAATTAACACgtcaatcattattgtatGCAATAacgaattttattgaaatgaaatttaccgaaaagaaaatggaaacattgaaaaatgatcaacaacgaatgagtgtcgatggtgatgaaacaATGGCAACAAGTTTGGCtgaattcatgaattttatcaatgttgatactatcattgattgtattACCGAATCAAGAGTGAAAGAAACGCAACGTATTTCATTGCTATTGATCAGTATGGTTGCACCATATTTTCGTaaacaaatcattgaatatttggtcactattttcacatttatcGGTTCGAATATATTGGAatgtgatgatcaatattcaTTGTCCATATTGTTTGAAACAATGGAATCAATCATaccgattattattagtgaaaatgatgataataacttGGTGGTGGTCGGTAATGAGGAAAAACCATCACGatcaaaaaatatgaaacaatTCATATCATCTGTGTTTATCAAATCATTTGCCGATATTCCTGCATATCGTCGTCTTCGATTATTTACTAAATTGATCACTTTGCTTGGtcctgatcatcatttgccTATCATCACTGTTTATctgatggaaaaaatctcttcaatgaaatcatcaacaacagaaaaagaaactgGTTTCACATTTTTACAGACactttttcaacaatttgattatgatattCAACTAAGATCGGCTTGTATATtgttatgtttgtttgaaagaaaattcttgCATAACCATTTTCGAAGTTCactacagaaaaaaatgcaatcaaaaaataCAACACTATTTTATACGGCAATCATTCGACAGCAACGACAAAATCCGGAACAATTTACATCATTTTTAGCATTAATTAAATCGATTTGtaaagaatttgaatcaacaattatttatgatgatgaaaaattttcttgtggATTGgcaatattgaaatttgtttgtaatcTAATTTCATCGGCTGAATTTGTTTCCGGTGTTGGTCAACTTGATTATCTTGTGGTTGCATCAACACCATTGATCTATTTCATTAACAtaacatttcaattgattgttttgattagCCAAAATAGTGATGGATTACGTTCATCATTGCAAATATATCGTAAACGTTTTAAATTAGCATtggatgaaatatttttacaATATAATACATTGGTTCCGAATGCAAAATTATTGGATATTGTATTGTATGATCTATTGAACAATACAGCACAAATGGAAACATTTGTATCGATATTAATCAAACGTAAAGCATtagaattattgaatgaaaaattggaaaaacttgccatcaatgatattgatctacaaacaacgatgaaaattatggaaaatttatatgatcatttgaaaatttttcatgaaaatctTCACCAAttggatgataatcaaatacacaatattcaattgattttattatcaatgaaattattgaccaaatttattgataatgataatttatccaCTGATTTATCTATGGATATCAATGAAATATTGACACAAGTTTTAGTTGAAATCATACAGATGACTAAATCGATTAATCaaatcgaacaacaacaatcagaaTCAACAACTGGCCAGATTTCAAAATCGATGCAAAATCTTCGTACAAGTTCGATTCTTTGCTTGGCACAAATCTTGTCCACATTATCGACTGAAGCAATCGTTCATTTATCGGAtgtaattgaattaattttgaagaatttccattcaaaagatgatattgttatcatttcgaatgtttcatcattgtataaGATTATTTCGAATTTTGGCCGTTTCCTTAGTCCACATCtaaaatcgattatcattcatGTATTGCCATTgtttacatcatcatgtgataGTAGTAAG AGTAATAATGATCTTCAtccaaaattgaaaagattATGGTCAAACATTGCTAAATTAGTGCCAAAACGTATTGTATTCGAAGCAATCGATACATCATATGATTCGGCCATCACTCAATCACCTGaatcaataattcatttaatgaatttatttaaatattCATGTGATTTTATCGAAAAATCTGATATGgaaattatattgaaaaatttgaagaattttatGTTGAAAACATTAAGTTTTCGTTCGGAAAACTATGACAAAGTTAATATAACaatgattgaacaaattgaaacatCATTTTGTGAAGCATTTGCAGCTTTTATTCCAAAATTGACTGAATCCAATTTTCGtccaatttattattcactaTTGGATTGGTCAATCAAAATGGATTCATTACAAATACCTAGTGCAGATGGTCACCATTTTACATTACCCGATTCTTGTTATCAAcgaatcatttcattctatcgtttttgttcatttctttcCGATCGTTTGAAAAGTCTTTTCTGTATATTTGTTGCACCaaatatcattcaaaattgtaATCAAATACTGATTGGTTATCATTCACCCGAAACAAATGATTCTGATGCAGTAAttggatcaacaacaacaacaacaacaatgacaacaaatcAAGAACCACGGctaaaaattgatgatccaaaaatCGGTGAACCATTAGTACAGGCCATCTTATCGACATTATCCAAATGTTTTCTATATGATCTTAATGGTACATTTGTTAACAAAGATTGTATtgcattgattttcaaaccAATCGTCAATCAAATATCGAATCTATATggaaatgaagatgattatcTAAAACGTTTGGATATAATTCTTCAATGTACACAATATCTTATACAGAATAATAGAGATGAAACTTTAATCAAAGAttttaattatcaaattctATTGAAATCACAAGATTCAAATGTAAAG gtTAAAATCAGTGcaattaaattattacatCGTTTAGTATTGACATGTAATGAAGATTATTTACCATTCATACCAGAAGCAATGCCATTTATTGCCGATTTAAGTGAAGATGATtctgatcaaattgaattacaattaaaacaattgatcaccgatattgaacaattgattggtgaaccaatcaataaatatttataa
- the LOC124497388 gene encoding uncharacterized protein LOC124497388, whose protein sequence is MYLKFLFALLTILLYNVQPISNDESLVTAIQILQQRDGSIISTLDRCRIDNFDRNMDWLMSYYNNFQRSKNDLYQIHRLPPCSKLTQFTISTRIQRRYQRYINQMNKFLRNWSTANIDLIQAITKVIILVILKIFIKYYIQSYIHFYIQNESINELIDLLSKAMTIAIAKIAIKHSFYPALRTAMKTLLIAGLKTLIKPWMKKIKNKNEKIETSVLLNKIIRFALTIQIKTIIKTIALHLLWLVFEKNDNQFNRLPGLMFRVAVIIMVKMAAKRTCKMAKKKKNKTDNMDGQTLPPPPPVDQVLLFAIQKLVTKLIKIPLIKIMFD, encoded by the exons atgtatttaaaatttttgttcgCACTGTTGACCATCTTGTTGTACAATGTACAGCCAATAAGTAATGATGAAAGTTTGGTTACAGCCATTCAAATTCTACAACAACGTGATGGATCAATCATATCAACATTGGATCGTTGTCGtatcgataattttgatcGTAATATGG ATTGGCTTATGAgctattataataattttcaacgatcaaaaaatgatttatatcAAATACATCGTTTACCACCGTGTTCAAAATTAACACAATTCACCATTTCTACTCGTATACAGCGACGATATCAACGTTAtattaatcaaatgaataaatttctaAGAAATTGGTCAACAGCCAATATTGATTTAATACAAGCCATAACTAAAGTGATCATTCTAGTGATactaaaaatattcatcaagtATTATATACAATCATATAtacatttttatattcaaaatgaatctataaatgaattgatcgatttattatcaaaagcAATGACTATTGCTATAGCTAAAATTGCcatcaaacattcattttatccGGCATTAAGAACGGCAATGAAAACATTGTTGATTGCCGGCCtgaaaacattgataaaaccgtggatgaaaaaaatcaaaaataaaaatgaaaaaattgaaacatcagtattattgaataaaatcattcgatttgcATTGACTATACAGATAAAAACGATAATCAAAACTATCGCTTTACATTTATTGTGGTTagtgtttgaaaaaaatgataaccaATTTAATCGTTTACCGGGTCTAATGTTTCGTGTCGCAGTCATCATAATGGTAAAAATGGCCGCAAAACGTACATGTAAAAtggcaaagaaaaagaaaaataaaacagatAATATGGATGGACAaacactaccaccaccaccacctgtTGATCAGGTTCTATTATTTGCCATACAGAAATTGGTGACAAAATTGATCAAGATACCGTTGATTaaaataatgtttgattaa